The following DNA comes from Betaproteobacteria bacterium.
AGTCATGACCCCGCAAGAGCAGCAATCGACCCTCAAACTGTGTCTTCTGGCCGCGCTCGCCGACGGCGCGGAGGACGCTCGCGAACGTGCCGAGCTGGAACGGATCGCCCAGTCGTTTCCCGGTGCGGCGCTGGATCTGGCGCAGCTCAAGGATGCCGTGAACGCGGGTGCTTCGGACCTCGCTGCCATCGCGCAGGATCTTTCTCCCACAGCGCGACAGTCGGCCTTCGAACTGGCTGTCTGCGTGTGCAATGCCGACGGCGCCGAAAACGCCGCGGAGGCCGCGTTCCTGGCCCGTCTGCGGGGAGCGCTCGGGCTCGGTTCCGGCGATGCGACCGCCTTCGAGCACGAGGCGACGACGGTGGCCTCGGCGGCGCTGGCCCCCGCGGAATCGCCGCGGCCGGCTCCGAACGTCGAGGAACAGGACAGGATGATCCTCAACTACGCGATGTTGAACGGCGCGCTGGAACTGCTGCCGCAGTCGCTCGCGTCGATGGCCATCATCGCCCTGCAGATGAAGATGGTCTATCGCATCGGACAATCCTACGGCTTCGAACTCGATCAGGGCAGCATCCGGGATTTCGCCGCAACCGCCGGCGTCGGCCTCGCGTCGCAGGCGGTCGAAAATCTCGGGCGCAGGATCATCGGAGGCATCCTGGGGAGTTTCGGCGGCCTTGCCGGGGCCGCCGGCAGACAGGCGACGGGCTCCGCGTTCTCGTTCGTGACTACCTACGCGCTCGGCAAGGTCGCGCGGGAGTACTACGCGGGCGGGCGCACGCTCGACGCGGCCCGCCTCAGGCAGGTGTTCGCGGCCATGGCGGAGGAGGCGAAGACCCTGCAGGCAAAGCTCGCCACCCAGATCCAGGACAAGGCAAAGACGCTCGATTCCCGCAACCTCGCGTCACTCGTGCGCGACGCGTGAAGCGAATCTGCTGCTACTGAGCGGGCGCGCGCTTGAACGTGAGCGTCGCGCCGGCGCCGGTCAGCGTGAGCCGATCTCCCCTGATCTGCCAGGAGGGTCTGCTTTCCAGCAGACCGAAGTAGCGCGCTTCGATCTTCGCGATTGCGGGCGGGCACGCCATCATCGTCGCGGCCAGCGGACCGATCTCGAGTTTCCCGCCCCGTTCCTGGAAGCCGCCGG
Coding sequences within:
- a CDS encoding META domain-containing protein, with amino-acid sequence MSRLFAAAGAGLAVLIVSVGAFAASPLEGRWTLVDRQALGAAPGDAPAVTLEIQGDGVAASAGCNRAAGGFQERGGKLEIGPLAATMMACPPAIAKIEARYFGLLESRPSWQIRGDRLTLTGAGATLTFKRAPAQ
- a CDS encoding TerB family tellurite resistance protein: MTPQEQQSTLKLCLLAALADGAEDARERAELERIAQSFPGAALDLAQLKDAVNAGASDLAAIAQDLSPTARQSAFELAVCVCNADGAENAAEAAFLARLRGALGLGSGDATAFEHEATTVASAALAPAESPRPAPNVEEQDRMILNYAMLNGALELLPQSLASMAIIALQMKMVYRIGQSYGFELDQGSIRDFAATAGVGLASQAVENLGRRIIGGILGSFGGLAGAAGRQATGSAFSFVTTYALGKVAREYYAGGRTLDAARLRQVFAAMAEEAKTLQAKLATQIQDKAKTLDSRNLASLVRDA